From a single Lolium rigidum isolate FL_2022 chromosome 7, APGP_CSIRO_Lrig_0.1, whole genome shotgun sequence genomic region:
- the LOC124675435 gene encoding putative glycerol-3-phosphate transporter 1, with protein sequence MGSSGEPRSKMGTIKPLGIQLFECVRGGPLSFRSSQALVLVLTFLSYASYHATRKTTSIVKSVLDPKTANLGMLHWPSQQYLQDLQGAGNNTALTSGWAPFNGDGGTALLGEIDLAFLGVYAIGMFFAGHLGDRVDLRILLTVGMVGTGLFTTAFGAGYWLNIHSFYYFLAVQMIAGLFQSTGWPSVVAVVGNWFGKSKRGLIMGIWNAHTSVGNISGSLIAAAMLKFGWSWSFAVPGAMIALVGLAVFLFLPVDPEVIGIEDDRHVRDYEKNDTDVPLLEGRSDSRDGAVGFIQAWRIPGVAPFALCLFFCKLVAYTFLYWLPFYLSHTEIGGEYLSDSAAGVLSTLFDVGGVVGGILAGHISDRLDARAVTAASFTFCAIPALFVYRIYGSISLTWNAALMLLTGVLVNGPYALITTAVSADLGTHSSLNGNSRALATVTAIIDGTGSIGAAVGPLLTGYISARSWSGVFTMLMVSALIAGLLLSRLVVAEISAKMEARRRTDPASDLPVSSLEEP encoded by the exons ATGGGTTCCTCAGGTGAACCCAGAAGCAAAATGGGCACCATAAAGCCCTTGGGGATTCAGCTCTTCGAGTGTGTCCGGGGTGGACCTCTCTCCTTCAGATCATCTCAGGCTCTTGTATTGGTACTGACATTCCTATCCTACGCTAGCTACCATGCCACTAGGAAAACTACAAGCATTGTCAAGAGCGTTCTTGATCCCAAGACGGCAAACCTTGGCATGTTGCACTGGCCCAGTCAGCAGTATCTTCAGGACCTACAAGGTGCAGGGAACAACACGGCTCTAACCAGTGGGTGGGCTCCATTCAATGGCGACGGTGGCACCGCGTTGCTCGGCGAGATCGACTTGGCCTTCCTCGGGGTATATGCGATCGGCATGTTCTTCGCTGGCCATTTGGGTGACCGGGTGGATCTGAGGATCCTTCTCACAGTCGGAATGGTAGGAACCGGGCTGTTCACCACTGCCTTCGGAGCTGGATACTGGCTCAACATACACAGCTTCTACTACTTTCTGGCCGTCCAGATGATCGCCGGCCTGTTTCAGTCGACCGGCTGGCCGTCGGTGGTGGCGGTAGTGGGCAACTGGTTCGGCAAGAGCAAGAGGGGGCTGATCATGGGAATCTGGAACGCTCACACGTCTGTGGGGAACATATCTGGCTCTCTGATCGCTGCTGCCATGctgaagtttggatggagttggtCATTTGCAGTGCCTGGTGCTATGATCGCGTTGGTTGGGCTCGCCGTGTTCCTGTTCTTGCCTGTTGATCCGGAGGTGATCGGGATCGAGGACGATCGCCATGTGAGGGATTATGAGAAGAATGACACGGACGTTCCTCTGTTGGAGGGACGATCAGATTCGAGAGACGGGGCAGTGGGGTTCATTCAGGCATGGAGGATTCCTGGCGTTGCTCCGTTCGCTCTCTGCCTCTTCTTCTGCAAGCTTGTCGCCTACACGTTCCTCTACTGGCTTCCATTCTATCTGAGCCACACAG AGATCGGAGGAGAATATCTGTCAGACTCTGCTGCCGGGGTACTGTCGACTCTGTTCGACGTGGGTGGCGTCGTCGGCGGCATTCTGGCCGGGCACATATCCGACCGCCTCGACGCGCGGGCGGTGACGGCGGCGAGCTTCACCTTCTGCGCGATACCGGCTCTCTTCGTCTACCGCATATACGGGAGCATCTCGCTGACGTGGAACGCCGCGCTCATGTTGCTCACGGGGGTGCTGGTGAACGGCCCCTACGCGCTTATCACCACCGCCGTCTCGGCCGACCTCGGCACGCACAGCTCGCTGAACGGCAACTCCCGCGCGCTGGCCACCGTGACGGCGATCATCGACGGGACCGGGTCCATCGGCGCCGCTGTCGGCCCGCTGCTGACAGGCTACATCTCGGCCAGGAGCTGGAGCGGCGTGTTCACGATGCTGATGGTGTCAGCGCTCATCGCCGGGCTGTTGCTGTCGAGGCTGGTGGTGGCCGAGATCTCCGCGAAGATGGAGGCACGCAGGAGGACTGATCCCGCGAGCGATCTGCCCGTGTCCTCCTTGGAAGAACCTTAG